Proteins encoded together in one Vigna angularis cultivar LongXiaoDou No.4 chromosome 5, ASM1680809v1, whole genome shotgun sequence window:
- the LOC108340213 gene encoding myosin-2 isoform X1 — MVLSASPCSLARSSLEEMLDSLRRRDEEEEKKKDAPPALPPRPTSRARLPPARRSLPNDFKVSGSERRVVLENGVATNEESEVKEMDLGQKRRKCGFGSKRLKKDVESPYVAISSSDSSGKVWELDGDDSISYFIRKKLRVWCRQPRGQWELGMVQSTSGEEAFVSLSNGNVMKVNRSEILPANPDVLENVDDLIKLCYLNEPSVLHSLKLRYSQGMIYSKAGPILIALNPFKDLQMYGNKYVSACSQRTMNGPHVYATVDAAYNKMMRDEVNQSIIISGESGSGKTETAKIAMQYLAALGSGGNCAIENEFLQINRILEAFGNAKTSRNNNSSRFGKLIEIHFGSSGKISGAKIQTLLLEKSRVVQLARDERSYHIFYQLCAGSSADLKEKLNLRAVSEYKYLVQSDCMSIDGVDDAKNFDQLMEALDAVRVCKEDQELIFKILAALLWLGNISFQVDRENHIEVVEDEAVNSAAQLMGCSSQDLMTALCTHKIQADEDTIAKNLTLKQAIERRDAIVKFIYASLFDWLLDQVNKSLEVGKKCTWKSISILDLYGFQTFQKNGFEQFYINYANERIQQHYNRHLFKLEQEDYELDGIDWTKVDFEDNQGCLDLFEKKPQGLLSLLDEESNLPNASDLTFANKLKHHLHPNPCFKGERGRAFRIRHYAGEVLYDTNDFLEKNRDTMSSDCIQFLSSCNSELLQLFSKMFNQSQKQSVATKFKVQLFKLIHQLESTMPHFIRCIAPNTKQLPDIYDEGVVLRQLRCYGVPEILRLSRAGYPTRMTHQEFSRRYVFMLSEANVSHDPLSISVAVLQKFNIPSEMYHVGYTKLYLRAGQIDALENMRKQILQGIIGIQKCFRGHQARGCFCELKNGVTTLQSFIRGENSRRKYGAMSKSSITIYSRKLEEIHAIIRLQSVIRGWRVRKDASHVNRLKKYPENAKPRRKSFMKIIPEVQDLSKEPVQNLLSALAELQRQVDKADAVVEQKEEEYIELREQLKQSERKRIEYETKMKSMEEAWQKQMASLQMSLVAARKSLASENATVQPVRHDFVLPRGYDSEDTSMGSRTPGGSTPMLSGNLSITDAGRQVNGNLTTISNLMKEFEQRTQDFDGEVKAMHDVKPGQCANTNSVEELRKLKQRFEGWKKQYKIRLRDTKARLYKSESEKSWRAWWKLGSRA, encoded by the exons ATGGTGTTGTCGGCTTCGCCATGTTCCTTGGCGAGAAGCTCGCTGGAGGAGATGCTGGATTCACTTCGGCGGAGGgacgaggaggaggagaagaagaaggacgCGCCACCGGCGTTGCCTCCGAGGCCGACCTCGCGTGCAAGGCTTCCTCCAGCACGGCGGTCGCTGCCGAATGATTTTAAGGTCAGCGGCAGCGAGCGCCGTGTCGTGCTGGAGAACGGAGTTGCTACTAATGAGGAGAGTGAAGTAAAGGAGATGGATTTGGGGCAGAAGAGGAGAAAGTGTGGTTTTGGGAGCAAGAGGTTGAAGAAGGATGTGGAATCTCCTTATGTGGCAATTTCTTCCAGTGATTCATCTGGGAAGGTTTGGGAATTGGATGGTGATGATAGCATATCTTATTTCATCAGAAAG AAGCTTCGTGTTTGGTGTAGGCAACCAAGAGGGCAGTGGGAACTAGGAATGGTCCAGTCAACTTCAGGAGAGGAAGCATTCGTTTCACTCTCAAATGGAAAT GTTATGAAAGTGAACAGGTCAGAGATTCTACCAGCAAATCCTGATGTTTTGGAGAATGTGGATGATCTAATTAAACTTTGCTATTTGAACGAACCGTCGGTTCTTCACAGTCTTAAATTAAGATATTCTCAGGGGATGATTTAT AGTAAAGCAGGGCCAATTTTAATTGCACTCAATCCTTTCAAAGATCTTCAGATGTATGGAAATAAATATGTCTCAGCCTGTAGCCAGAGAACTATGAATGGTCCTCATGTTTATGCTACGGTAGATGCAGCTTATAACAAGATGATGAGAG ATGAAGTAAATCAGTCCATTATCATAAG TGGTGAGAGTGGATCTGGGAAGACAGAAACAGCTAAAATTGCAATGCAATACTTAGCTGCTCTTGGCAGTGGTGGTAATTGTGCcatagaaaatgaatttcttCAGATAAATCGTATTCTGGAGGCTTTTGGGAATGCAAAAACATCTAGGAACAACAACTCTAGCAGATTT GGAAAGTTGATTGAAATTCACTTTGGCTCCTCGGGTAAAATATCTGGGGCTAAAATTCAAACCT TATTGTTGGAAAAG TCCAGAGTTGTTCAACTGGCCCGTGACGAGAGATCGTATCACATATTTTATCAACTTTGTGCTGGATCTTCAGCTGATCTTAAAG AGAAACTGAATCTTAGAGCAGTAAGTGAATATAAGTATCTAGTTCAGAGTGACTGCATGTCAATTGATGGTGTTGATGATGCCAAAAACTTTGATCAGCTGATG GAAGCACTGGATGCAGTTCGAGTGTGTAAAGAGGATCAGGAGCTGATCTTTAAGATACTGGCTGCATTACTATGGTTGGGAAATATATCATTCCAAGTAGACAGAGAAAATCACATTGAGGTTGTTGAGGATGAAG CTGTAAACAGTGCTGCCCAGCTTATGGGTTGCAGTTCCCAGGATTTAATGACAGCATTATGTACCCATAAAATCCAAGCTGATGAAGATACTATTGCAAAAAATTTGACATTGAAGCAG GCAATTGAAAGAAGAGATGcaattgtaaaatttatctATGCAAGCTTGTTTGACTGGCTCTTAGATCAAGTTAACAAGTCACTTGAAGTGGGTAAAAAATGTACATGGAAATCCATAAGTATCCTCGATCTTTATGGGTTTCAGACTTTCCAG AAAAATGGCTTTGAGCAGTTTTACATAAATTATGCAAATGAAAGGATTCAACAACACTATAATCGCCATCTGTTTAAACTAGAGCAGGAG GACTATGAATTGGATGGCATTGATTGGACTAAAGTAGATTTTGAGGACAATCAAGGGTGCTTGGATCTATTTGAGAAG AAACCTCAAGGTCTACTCTCTTTGTTGGATGAAGAGTCAAATTTACCAAACGCTTCTGATTTGACATTTGCCAACAAACTTAAGCATCACTTGCACCCTAATCCTTGCTTCAAAGGGGAAAGAGGCAGAGCTTTCCGCATTCGTCACTATGCAGGAGAG GTTCTGTATGATACAAATGACTTTTTAGAAAAGAACAGAGACACGATGTCTTCTGACTGCATTCAGTTCCTGTCATCATGTAATTCTGAACTGCTGCAGTTGTTCTCCAAAATGTTTAACCAGTCCCAAAAGCAGAGTGTTGCAACCAAGTTCAAG GTTCAATTGTTCAAGTTGATTCATCAGTTGGAGAGCACCATGCCTCACTTTATTCGCTGCATAGCACCAAACACTAAACAGCTTCCTGACATTTATGATGAAGGAGTTGTCCTACGTCAGCTCAGGTGTTATGGAGTTCCAGAAATCCTTAGACTTTCAAGGGCTGGATATCCTACTCGAATGACCCATCAAGAGTTTTCCAGAAG GTATGTGTTTATGCTTTCTGAAGCCAACGTATCCCATGATCCATTGAGCATCTCAGTTGCTGTTTTGCAAAAATTTAATATCCCTTCTGAAATGTACCATGTTGGCTACACCAAATTGTATCTTCGAGCAGGGCAG ATTGATGCACTGGAGAATATGAGAAAGCAGATTTTACAGGGAATAATTGGGATTCAAAAATGTTTCCGTGGTCATCAAGCTCGTGGTTGTTTCTGTGAACTTAAGAATGGAGTGACAACACTACAATCAT TTATTCGTGGAGAAAATTCAAGAAGGAAATATGGTGCCATGTCGAAGTCTTCAATAACAATTTATTCTAGAAAACTGGAGGAGATCCATGCAATCATACGCTTACAATCTG taaTTCGTGGTTGGCGGGTTAGAAAGGATGCTAGTCATGTAAATAGGTTAAAGAAATATCCTGAAAATGCTAAACCTAGGCGGAAGTCCTTTATGAAGATAATACCAGAAGTACAG GATCTGTCCAAAGAGCCAGTTCAGAATCTGCTTTCAGCTTTAGCAGAACTCCAAAGGCAGGTTGATAAGGCTGATGCAGTTGTAGAGCAAAAGGAAGAGGAATATATTGAGTTGAGGGAACAGCTAAAACAGTCTGAGAGAAAGAGGATTGAATATGAGACAAAAATGAAGTCAATGGAGGAGGCTTGGCAAAAGCAGATGGCATCTTTGCAA ATGAGTCTTGTTGCTGCAAGAAAGAGCCTTGCTTCTGAGAATGCTACTGTTCAACCTGTAAGACATGATTTTGTGTTACCTCGTGGTTATGATTCTGAAGATACGTCCATGGGATCAAGAACTCCTGGTGGGAGCACACCAATGCTTTCTGGCAATCTGTCTATCACTGATGCAGGGAGACAGGTCAATGGCAATTTGACTACAATCAGCAATCTGATGAAAGAATTCGAGCAACGAACACAGGACTTTGATGGTGAAGTAAAAGCTATGCACGATGTCAAACCGGGGCAGTGTGCAAACACAAACTCGGTTGAAGAACTTAGGAAACTTAAACAGAGATTTGAAGGGTGGAAGAAACAATACAAGATCAGATTACGTGACACCAAGGCAAGGCTGTATAAATCAGAATCAGAGAAAAGTTGGCGAGCATGGTGGAAGTTAGGCTCCAGAGCATAA
- the LOC108340213 gene encoding myosin-2 isoform X2 has protein sequence MWNLLMWQFLPVIHLGRFGNWMVMIAYLISSERQPRGQWELGMVQSTSGEEAFVSLSNGNVMKVNRSEILPANPDVLENVDDLIKLCYLNEPSVLHSLKLRYSQGMIYSKAGPILIALNPFKDLQMYGNKYVSACSQRTMNGPHVYATVDAAYNKMMRDEVNQSIIISGESGSGKTETAKIAMQYLAALGSGGNCAIENEFLQINRILEAFGNAKTSRNNNSSRFGKLIEIHFGSSGKISGAKIQTLLLEKSRVVQLARDERSYHIFYQLCAGSSADLKEKLNLRAVSEYKYLVQSDCMSIDGVDDAKNFDQLMEALDAVRVCKEDQELIFKILAALLWLGNISFQVDRENHIEVVEDEAVNSAAQLMGCSSQDLMTALCTHKIQADEDTIAKNLTLKQAIERRDAIVKFIYASLFDWLLDQVNKSLEVGKKCTWKSISILDLYGFQTFQKNGFEQFYINYANERIQQHYNRHLFKLEQEDYELDGIDWTKVDFEDNQGCLDLFEKKPQGLLSLLDEESNLPNASDLTFANKLKHHLHPNPCFKGERGRAFRIRHYAGEVLYDTNDFLEKNRDTMSSDCIQFLSSCNSELLQLFSKMFNQSQKQSVATKFKVQLFKLIHQLESTMPHFIRCIAPNTKQLPDIYDEGVVLRQLRCYGVPEILRLSRAGYPTRMTHQEFSRRYVFMLSEANVSHDPLSISVAVLQKFNIPSEMYHVGYTKLYLRAGQIDALENMRKQILQGIIGIQKCFRGHQARGCFCELKNGVTTLQSFIRGENSRRKYGAMSKSSITIYSRKLEEIHAIIRLQSVIRGWRVRKDASHVNRLKKYPENAKPRRKSFMKIIPEVQDLSKEPVQNLLSALAELQRQVDKADAVVEQKEEEYIELREQLKQSERKRIEYETKMKSMEEAWQKQMASLQMSLVAARKSLASENATVQPVRHDFVLPRGYDSEDTSMGSRTPGGSTPMLSGNLSITDAGRQVNGNLTTISNLMKEFEQRTQDFDGEVKAMHDVKPGQCANTNSVEELRKLKQRFEGWKKQYKIRLRDTKARLYKSESEKSWRAWWKLGSRA, from the exons ATGTGGAATCTCCTTATGTGGCAATTTCTTCCAGTGATTCATCTGGGAAGGTTTGGGAATTGGATGGTGATGATAGCATATCTTATTTCATCAGAAAG GCAACCAAGAGGGCAGTGGGAACTAGGAATGGTCCAGTCAACTTCAGGAGAGGAAGCATTCGTTTCACTCTCAAATGGAAAT GTTATGAAAGTGAACAGGTCAGAGATTCTACCAGCAAATCCTGATGTTTTGGAGAATGTGGATGATCTAATTAAACTTTGCTATTTGAACGAACCGTCGGTTCTTCACAGTCTTAAATTAAGATATTCTCAGGGGATGATTTAT AGTAAAGCAGGGCCAATTTTAATTGCACTCAATCCTTTCAAAGATCTTCAGATGTATGGAAATAAATATGTCTCAGCCTGTAGCCAGAGAACTATGAATGGTCCTCATGTTTATGCTACGGTAGATGCAGCTTATAACAAGATGATGAGAG ATGAAGTAAATCAGTCCATTATCATAAG TGGTGAGAGTGGATCTGGGAAGACAGAAACAGCTAAAATTGCAATGCAATACTTAGCTGCTCTTGGCAGTGGTGGTAATTGTGCcatagaaaatgaatttcttCAGATAAATCGTATTCTGGAGGCTTTTGGGAATGCAAAAACATCTAGGAACAACAACTCTAGCAGATTT GGAAAGTTGATTGAAATTCACTTTGGCTCCTCGGGTAAAATATCTGGGGCTAAAATTCAAACCT TATTGTTGGAAAAG TCCAGAGTTGTTCAACTGGCCCGTGACGAGAGATCGTATCACATATTTTATCAACTTTGTGCTGGATCTTCAGCTGATCTTAAAG AGAAACTGAATCTTAGAGCAGTAAGTGAATATAAGTATCTAGTTCAGAGTGACTGCATGTCAATTGATGGTGTTGATGATGCCAAAAACTTTGATCAGCTGATG GAAGCACTGGATGCAGTTCGAGTGTGTAAAGAGGATCAGGAGCTGATCTTTAAGATACTGGCTGCATTACTATGGTTGGGAAATATATCATTCCAAGTAGACAGAGAAAATCACATTGAGGTTGTTGAGGATGAAG CTGTAAACAGTGCTGCCCAGCTTATGGGTTGCAGTTCCCAGGATTTAATGACAGCATTATGTACCCATAAAATCCAAGCTGATGAAGATACTATTGCAAAAAATTTGACATTGAAGCAG GCAATTGAAAGAAGAGATGcaattgtaaaatttatctATGCAAGCTTGTTTGACTGGCTCTTAGATCAAGTTAACAAGTCACTTGAAGTGGGTAAAAAATGTACATGGAAATCCATAAGTATCCTCGATCTTTATGGGTTTCAGACTTTCCAG AAAAATGGCTTTGAGCAGTTTTACATAAATTATGCAAATGAAAGGATTCAACAACACTATAATCGCCATCTGTTTAAACTAGAGCAGGAG GACTATGAATTGGATGGCATTGATTGGACTAAAGTAGATTTTGAGGACAATCAAGGGTGCTTGGATCTATTTGAGAAG AAACCTCAAGGTCTACTCTCTTTGTTGGATGAAGAGTCAAATTTACCAAACGCTTCTGATTTGACATTTGCCAACAAACTTAAGCATCACTTGCACCCTAATCCTTGCTTCAAAGGGGAAAGAGGCAGAGCTTTCCGCATTCGTCACTATGCAGGAGAG GTTCTGTATGATACAAATGACTTTTTAGAAAAGAACAGAGACACGATGTCTTCTGACTGCATTCAGTTCCTGTCATCATGTAATTCTGAACTGCTGCAGTTGTTCTCCAAAATGTTTAACCAGTCCCAAAAGCAGAGTGTTGCAACCAAGTTCAAG GTTCAATTGTTCAAGTTGATTCATCAGTTGGAGAGCACCATGCCTCACTTTATTCGCTGCATAGCACCAAACACTAAACAGCTTCCTGACATTTATGATGAAGGAGTTGTCCTACGTCAGCTCAGGTGTTATGGAGTTCCAGAAATCCTTAGACTTTCAAGGGCTGGATATCCTACTCGAATGACCCATCAAGAGTTTTCCAGAAG GTATGTGTTTATGCTTTCTGAAGCCAACGTATCCCATGATCCATTGAGCATCTCAGTTGCTGTTTTGCAAAAATTTAATATCCCTTCTGAAATGTACCATGTTGGCTACACCAAATTGTATCTTCGAGCAGGGCAG ATTGATGCACTGGAGAATATGAGAAAGCAGATTTTACAGGGAATAATTGGGATTCAAAAATGTTTCCGTGGTCATCAAGCTCGTGGTTGTTTCTGTGAACTTAAGAATGGAGTGACAACACTACAATCAT TTATTCGTGGAGAAAATTCAAGAAGGAAATATGGTGCCATGTCGAAGTCTTCAATAACAATTTATTCTAGAAAACTGGAGGAGATCCATGCAATCATACGCTTACAATCTG taaTTCGTGGTTGGCGGGTTAGAAAGGATGCTAGTCATGTAAATAGGTTAAAGAAATATCCTGAAAATGCTAAACCTAGGCGGAAGTCCTTTATGAAGATAATACCAGAAGTACAG GATCTGTCCAAAGAGCCAGTTCAGAATCTGCTTTCAGCTTTAGCAGAACTCCAAAGGCAGGTTGATAAGGCTGATGCAGTTGTAGAGCAAAAGGAAGAGGAATATATTGAGTTGAGGGAACAGCTAAAACAGTCTGAGAGAAAGAGGATTGAATATGAGACAAAAATGAAGTCAATGGAGGAGGCTTGGCAAAAGCAGATGGCATCTTTGCAA ATGAGTCTTGTTGCTGCAAGAAAGAGCCTTGCTTCTGAGAATGCTACTGTTCAACCTGTAAGACATGATTTTGTGTTACCTCGTGGTTATGATTCTGAAGATACGTCCATGGGATCAAGAACTCCTGGTGGGAGCACACCAATGCTTTCTGGCAATCTGTCTATCACTGATGCAGGGAGACAGGTCAATGGCAATTTGACTACAATCAGCAATCTGATGAAAGAATTCGAGCAACGAACACAGGACTTTGATGGTGAAGTAAAAGCTATGCACGATGTCAAACCGGGGCAGTGTGCAAACACAAACTCGGTTGAAGAACTTAGGAAACTTAAACAGAGATTTGAAGGGTGGAAGAAACAATACAAGATCAGATTACGTGACACCAAGGCAAGGCTGTATAAATCAGAATCAGAGAAAAGTTGGCGAGCATGGTGGAAGTTAGGCTCCAGAGCATAA